The candidate division KSB1 bacterium genome segment ACTCTTTTGCAGTCATGCAATTCAAATGATTCGGGGGGCATTGACAGGTTTTCGTATAGCCAATTTGAACAGGACGTTTGTTCGAAGAACGTGATGTTTCGGTTGCTCGTAGCAAGGTCAATTCGTGCATTGCCATTCTGTCTCGAGAGTTGAGATTTTCTGAGATTTCATCCCAATATATTTGATTATGAATGTATCCTCCATTCCAATCGAAATAAATGTAGCAAAAAATTTGAATCTTGCAATAGCCGCCACAATATTTATTCTTTTAACAGCTCGCGCGCGGCCAACAAGTTTATCTCGCACGATGAGCGCACGACCAAAATTCAGCATCTTCATAATCTTTTTAACACAAAATGAACGCGATCGGATTTTTCCGAGCCGGGCCGGCGCGACATGCCGTCAAAGCAGCCGGCCAACTCCCATTGTTGCGCATCGATCATCGCATTGATTTCCTGCAAAGAATAAATGCGCTGTTCGTGACGTTCGTACAGCGCCGGGCCGCGGCTGAAGCCGTCGGTGATGAAAAATTCGTTGACTTGAATTTTTCGAGACGGCTTGAAATGCGCGCGCCGGATGTAGGAAATCTCGAGAAAACTGTCACGCTCAAAAAAGTTGTTGAAATTCCGGCGGCAGGTGTGTTCGGTGCACACGTCAAAAATAAACAGACCGCCGCGACGCACGGCAGCAGCCGCATTATCCAGCAATTCTCGCGCGGCTTCCGGCTCGAGGCAATAATTGAAGCTATCATAAAGACAAATCACGGCGTCGACCGGCGAGACAACGGCAAAATTTTTCATGTCACCACAGCAGAGGGGTAACTTGCAATTTGCACCTTGCAACTTGCTCAGCCGCTCCGCCGCCTGCTGCACCATCTCAAAAGATGAATCCAACCCAAAAACTTTGTAACCGGCCTGCGCCAGCTCGGCCAAGACATTGCCGGTGCCGCACGCCAATTCGAGCACGCGCTCGATGCGTCCGCCTTCGGCGAGTCCGAAGAGTTCGATGATGTACATGGCCCAACGCTTGTAGTTGACGTGGCGCATGAGATGATCATAAAAATACGCCACGCGGCGATAGGGCCGGACGTGTTTAGTTCGTCGCGAGAAGAGTTGCGGCAAGCCGGAGCGCTTCCACCATGCTGGCGGGCTCGGCAAGGCCTTTTCCGGCGATGTCGAATGCAGTGCCATGATCGGGTGAGGTGCGAATAACCGGCAAGCCGGCGGTGTAATTGACGGCGCGGCCAAAGCCGAACATTTTGAGCGGGATCAAGCCTTGATCGTGATACATCGCAAGGTAGGCGTCAAAATTATTTTTTTTGTATTGCCCAAACAGCGCATCGGCGGAAAAGGGGCCGGCAGCGAGAATGCCTTCGGAGCGGGCTTGCTCGAGCGCCGGGGCAATGATATTTTTTTCTTCATCGCCGAGCAAACCGCCCTCACCGGCGTGCGGATTCAATCCGGTCACGGCGAGGCGCGGTTGCGCCAGGCGAAAGCGCGTTGTCAAATCACGGTGCAAGACGCGCAGTCGGTGCACGATCAAATCGCGTGAGATCGCCGCCGCAACTTGCCGCAGCGGCAAATGCGTGGTCGCCAACGCCACGCGAAATTGATCGGCAATGAGCATCATCGCAAAATCAGCGGTGCCAAAGCCCTCGGCGAGCAATTCGGTTTGGCCGGGATAATGAAAGCCGGCGAGATGCAGCGCCTGTTTGCTCACCGGCGCGGTCACAATGGCGTGAATTTTTCCGGCGCGACCCAATGCAATCGCGCGCATCAGCGCGTTACCGGCTATTTTTCCGGCTGCTATTGACAATTCGCCAATTTGAATATCAGATTGTTCGCGCGCCTCATCCAGCACGACGATGGGCGCGTCCTGCGGCCATTCATTTAAATCGGCGATGCAGGGGAGTGGCAAATTAATCCGCAAATAATTTTGCCAGAACCGCCACGCCGTTTCCGGG includes the following:
- a CDS encoding methyltransferase domain-containing protein, producing the protein MPSPPAWWKRSGLPQLFSRRTKHVRPYRRVAYFYDHLMRHVNYKRWAMYIIELFGLAEGGRIERVLELACGTGNVLAELAQAGYKVFGLDSSFEMVQQAAERLSKLQGANCKLPLCCGDMKNFAVVSPVDAVICLYDSFNYCLEPEAARELLDNAAAAVRRGGLFIFDVCTEHTCRRNFNNFFERDSFLEISYIRRAHFKPSRKIQVNEFFITDGFSRGPALYERHEQRIYSLQEINAMIDAQQWELAGCFDGMSRRPGSEKSDRVHFVLKRL
- the pdxA gene encoding 4-hydroxythreonine-4-phosphate dehydrogenase PdxA, which codes for MKSFFKTIAVTIGDLNGIGPEVTLKALTQTPWQREFRVAIIGPETAWRFWQNYLRINLPLPCIADLNEWPQDAPIVVLDEAREQSDIQIGELSIAAGKIAGNALMRAIALGRAGKIHAIVTAPVSKQALHLAGFHYPGQTELLAEGFGTADFAMMLIADQFRVALATTHLPLRQVAAAISRDLIVHRLRVLHRDLTTRFRLAQPRLAVTGLNPHAGEGGLLGDEEKNIIAPALEQARSEGILAAGPFSADALFGQYKKNNFDAYLAMYHDQGLIPLKMFGFGRAVNYTAGLPVIRTSPDHGTAFDIAGKGLAEPASMVEALRLAATLLATN